A window of Oncorhynchus tshawytscha isolate Ot180627B linkage group LG10, Otsh_v2.0, whole genome shotgun sequence contains these coding sequences:
- the LOC112238492 gene encoding protein-lysine 6-oxidase-like — translation MAKWSVLLFYLLQGLVHLITGQQQPPRERLGPWRQRIQWENNGKVYSLMSTGSEYQPPARPRSQSRVYMSTGRDGTGQTQPGTREGTMAHRRPGPIESNVGGHLRDQTNNVLDPGSAHLGHDSRQYLVPNARQSGSRSQPEVPYRAGVAGSPGARRYSPEYTYRGNASVPGLLPEFSGSGVPRRGAPVTQDVTWDALSGLPASSSRGREVVHVPGVEYQEMRAEPGASISRQPALTDNSNARYVIPNRRGTPPGPGPVNAAETSNEAASNGEDMVSDDPRNPFKNHRNSVFYNMYSSRGRTPVARTRRPRPPASVPGTRYFQNGLPDLVPDPYAIQAGAYIQRMQMYSLRCAAEENCLARSASTARDIDYRVLLRFPQKVKNQGTTDFLPVKPRHQWEWHSCHQHYHSMDAFSSYDLLDVTTGRKVAEGHKASFCLEDTGCDAGFRRRYACTAHTQGLSPGCHDTYAANIDCQWIDITDVPAGNYFLRVIVNPSYHVQESDYSNNVVRCDITYTGTQVQTRNCRVTRG, via the exons ATGGCGAAGTGGTCGGTTTTACTCTTCTACCTCCTCCAAGGACTGGTTCATCTCATTACCGGGCAGCAGCAGCCGCCACGCGAACGACTGGGGCCTTGGCGGCAGAGGATTCAGTGGGAGAATAACGGTAAGGTGTACAGTTTGATGAGCACCGGGTCAGAGTATCAACCACCGGCGCGGCCGAGAAGCCAATCCAGAGTCTACATGAGCACTGGGAGGGATGGCACCGGTCAGACGCAGCCTGGAACGCGGGAAGGCACAATGGCGCACAGAAGACCTGGACCAATCGAATCGAACGTAGGTGGACATTTACGGGACCAAACCAACAACGTTCTAGATCCTGGATCAGCACATTTAGGACATGATAGTAGACAGTATCTGGTACCCAATGCTCGCCAGTCAGGGTCCAGGTCGCAGCCCGAGGTGCCATACCGAGCGGGAGTGGCGGGGTCCCCTGGCGCACGGCGCTACTCACCAGAGTACACTTACCGTGGAAACGCCTCCGTCCCTGGGCTGCTCCCCGAGTTCTCCGGTAGCGGCGTACCGAGGAGAGGAGCCCCTGTCACCCAGGATGTTACCTGGGATGCTCTCTCGGGGCTTCCCGCTTCTTCATCCCGAGGCAGGGAGGTAGTGCATGTACCGGGCGTAGAATACCAAGAGATGCGCGCGGAGCCCGGTGCATCCATCTCCAGGCAACCCGCACTAACGGATAATTCCAACGCACGTTATGTCATCCCTAACCGGAGGGGTACTCCTCCAGGACCCGGACCCGTTAACGCTGCTGAGACATCGAATGAGGCAGCAAGTAATGGCGAGGACATGGTCTCGGACGACCCTCGGAACCCGTTTAAAAACCACCGGAATTCCGTCTTCTACAACATGTATTCCTCCAGAGGCAGAACGCCCGTAGCACGCACGCGGCGGCCGCGTCCCCCGGCGTCCGTCCCCGGCACTAGATATTTTCAGAATG GGCTCCCAGATCTCGTCCCAGACCCGTATGCCATCCAGGCAGGTGCATACATCCAGCGGATGCAGATGTACTCGCTGCGCTGTGCGGCTGAGGAGAACTGTTTGGCGAG GTCAGCAAGCACAGCAAGGGACATAGACTACAGAGTACTGCTCCGCTTCCCCCAGAAGGTCAAGAACCAGGGCACCACTGACTTCCTTCCTGTTAAACCAAGACACCAGTGGGAATGGCACAGCTGTCACCA ACACTACCACAGTATGGATGCCTTCAGTAGCTATGACCTGCTAGATGTGACAACAGGAAGGAAGGTAGCTGAGGGACACAAGGCTAGCTTctgtctggaggacacaggtTGTGATGCTGGATTTAGACGCAGATATGCCTGCACCGCCCATACACAG GGGCTGAGTCCAGGCTGCCATGACACCTATGCTGCCAATATTGACTGTCAGTGGATCGACATCACTGATGTTCCTGCAGGAAACTACTTCCTGAGG GTCATAGTGAATCCCAGTTATCATGTTCAAGAGTCGGATTATTCCAACAATGTGGTGCGGTGTGATATCACGTACACGGGTACTCAGGTTCAGACACGGAACTGTCGGGTAACCAG ggGTTAA